The genomic window CATGAATACGAATCAGTAAAACAGATGCAAGGTAGCATGAGTCAGATTAATTGTGAAGATCCCTCTGCTTTCGAAAGATCGCAATACATGCGGGGACTTCTAACCTTTGTACCGACCGTTTAGAAGAATGTAAGTTATACTGGAATGAATTTTGCTGTCAGGTGTAAATGGTGACTCGTTACAGACAAAGCTCAATTTTCAGGGAGGATATAAAATGCAATTCTTAATAAATCAAGTTCACGAACCTCAAGATTGTCCCAAGGACCTTGGCGGGTTTAGAAAAACTCTCATAAATGAGGATGTCCAAGGTCTCGAGCTAAAGAATGTTTATATCGAGCACGGTTCCCATACGATTATTTATATTATTGAGACGGATAATTATGATAATATAGTGAAGTTCCTAGAGCCTGGAATGTTAAAATCAACAGTATCGATAACGCCGGTTTCTTCCTTAGCCGTACGCGAAATCTTGAAGAAATAACTCTGCGCGTGGGATCTGGAACCGTAATCAATTTGTTGAACCAAGAATCCTGTAGCAAGCGACAGGGAATTCGCAAGTTAAACCTGAACCTATTACCTATAAAGCAAAAATATATTACGGATCAAACAGCGTCTGGGTAAAGTTCTCTTAAATTTATGAGTGTGAAACTAATCGAAGCAAGAACTCTTCTCTTTAACTAAGACCACTCTCGCTTTTTGGTCTCAAATTATATTTTTAACATCGCAAGAACTTCCCAACCTTAATAAGAAGATTTAAATTCAAACAAATTCCACAATTAATTTTAGTATATATCTTTTTATGCTAGTCTTAATTGCAAATAATAATTAGGTAGCATATGGATAGTGAAATTCTAAATGTCAGGAACCTGAATGTAACACTTAACGGTGAAGAAATACTCAAAGATCTCAGCTTCAAGGTTAACAGGGGAGAAGTCTTAGTAATATTGGGACCCAATGGCGCCGGTAAAACAACGCTTTTTAAGACTATTCTGGGTCTCTTACCTTACACTGGAGAAGTTGAGTGGAAGACCAAGAGAATTAGCTATATACCACCTCAAGAATTGCTTCATAGAAATGACCTTCCTCCACTGATTTTAGAAGACTTCTTTAAGTTCAAGAAGGTTGATTATGGACAAATCACGCAAACACTAAACCTAGTAGGCCTGGAACCATCGATCCTAAAAAAGGGCTTCGGCGCATTATCAACGGGAGAATTTCAAAGGATGCTAATTGCATGGGGTTTAGTTGACTACCCTGAGGTACTTCTATTAGACGAACCCGCTTATGGAATTGATTTGGGTGGACAGGAAACTATATATTCGCTTCTACATGTATTTTGGAAGGAGCACAATTTGACTATTTTACTAATTACACACGATTTAAATATAGTTTGGGAGCAAGCCAATAGCGTATTATGTCTTAACAAGAGCTACTTTTGTTACGGCAAGCCCCAAGAGGTGATAACCCCACAACAATTGGAAAAGCTCTACGGCACAGGGATTGAATTTTATAAACACTCACACGTAGGCAACTAGAATGCAATTATTCTTAGCTTTGATTATTGGGATATTTATTTGCGGTGTAGCAGGGTATCTGGGTTCCCTGATGATTACTAAGAGAATGTCGTTGGTGGGAGATGCCCTAGGCCACTTAGCGCTACCGGGTATTGCATTGGCTCTTATATATGGATTCGATATCTCCATTGGAGCGCTGATATTCTTGACGCTTGGTATTATCTTAATTTGGTTATTTGAAAGGAGGACTAAGCTACCAATGGAAACCCTAACGGCTATCGTTATTTCATCATCGCTGGCAATTGCATTCCTATTTCTCCCTGAAGAGGAAGCAATAAAGGCTTTGATAGGAGATATTTCAAGAATAACTATTTTTGATACATTGATTACTATATGCCTTTCAATGATAATCTTCCTTGCGACGAAAAAGATTTATACAAACATCATATTTGCCAGCATATCTGAAGACATGGCCAAGGTGAGTGGACTAAACGTAAATAGATTAAACATTATATACTTGGTTTGTATCGGCCTTGTGGTTGCTATTGGAGTCAAGGTCGTGGGTGGGCTTTTAGTCGCTGCTCTTGTAGCTATTCCAGCCAGTACCAGTAAAAACATAGGTAAGAACCTATTCCAATACTCTTATGGTGGATTGCTATTGGGCAGTGTAGCAGCCGTATTGGGTATATTGGGATACCAGTTTACGGGCATACCCGCTGGCCCATTGATCATTATGACCAGTGCCGTCTTCTTTTTGGCCTCTTTATTTATCGTTAAATAGATGATAAATCAATCATCCGATGTGAACTCCATGGAACTACAATGCATAAGAGGTGAGAAATGAAAGTAGCCAGAGTTTCTGAAATGAGAGCGCTAGATAGGAAAGCCTCAGAAAAATTCGGAATTACGGAACAACTATTAATGGAAAACGCCGGTGAGGCTGTTTACTTTGTAATATTAAGCGAATTAGGGATAGAAGGCAAAAAATTTATTGTTTTCTGCGGAGCTGGAAACAACGGAGGGGACGGATTTGTCGTCGCCAGAAAACTACATTCAAATCGAGGTTCAGTTAAGGTTATAATTCTGGGCGATAAGAGAAAACTCAAGGGCGCGGCTAAACAGAACTTCGATATTATTTCTAAAATAGGAATACAAATACTGAAATTAGAATCCATTGATTCGATAAAAGCAGATGTTGCACACTGCGATGCTATAGTTGATGCATTGTTTGGTACTGGCCTTACGAGAGAAGTCAATGGAACATATCTAGAGGTAATTGATTTGATTAACGAGACCAGAAAAACCGTGATTAGCGTTGACATTCCATCTGGAATTAACGGGAATACTGGAACAATTTTGGGAAACGCCGTTGTGGCAGATTATACGGTAACATTCGGTCTACCCAAGATAGGAAATATTCTCTACCCCGGTTATGGTCACTGTGGGAAATTATATGCGTCATACATATCCTTTCCCCCAGAAGTATACGACTCCGATTCCCTGAAGATAGAAATAAACGATACTCCAAAACTTCCCCTAAGAGATAAAAAAGGTCATAAAGGAGACTTTGGAGAAGCACTGTTTATTGCGGGTGCTTCAAGTTACTTCGGGGCACCATATTTTTCCGCTTTGTCATTCCTAAAAGCAGGGGGAGGTTATTCACGCCTCGCATCTCCGAAATCAATAACGCCATTTATAGCAAACAAGGGAAGCGAGATTGTTTTCATCCCGCAAAATGAGACACACTCAGGCAGTATCTCTCTCAAAAATAAAAAGGAATTGCTCGACCTATCAGAAAAAATGGATTTAGTCGTAATCGGACCAGGAATATCACTTGATGAAGAAACACAGCAACTGGCAAGGGAACTGGCGAAAGAGATCAACAAACCCTTAATTATCGATGGCGACGGAATTACGGCTCTATCGAAGGATTTGGGAATAATTAAGAAAAGGAAGCAGGAAACAATTCTAACTCCTCATTTAGGAGAGATGTCCCGGATTACTAATATGAGCGTAACTGAAATTGATTCCAGCAAAATCGATGTGCTACAAAGTACTGCCAAGGAACTTAATTCCTTCATTATCCTTAAAGGTGCTCATTCGCTCATTGGGTATCCAGATGAAAGAGTATTTATTAATATGAGCGGGAATTCCGGAATGGCTACAGCGGGTTCTGGGGATGTCCTTACAGGTACGATTGCCGCCATGCATGGTTTAGGTCTTAATATTCAAGACGCTGTCAGAAAAGGAGTTTTCATACATGGCCTCTCAGGAGACCTCGCGGCTACAGATAGGGGAGAAGATGGAATAACTGCTCAGGACATACTTGACTACCTACCAGTTGCATTAAAGGCTGACCGTGAAGGACTAACTGAGAAACTCAGGTATCGTTATAACGGAGCGATCGTTATATAGGATGAAATTCGATAAGATCAACCACTCACATCTGGTAACGCTTCACGCCATGATGACTCAATAAACAATCTAAATACTGCCTTTATGAATTCTTATTTTCTTAATATTAAACAAAGGAATTTAATTAAGAGATTAGCCTCCACGGAAAATTCTATAGAACTTCTCAAACAGAGGTATTGTATGTCACAGTGAAATAGTCTTATCTATTCATTATTGAGCATAAAAGGCAAAATGCATCGAGTCCAAAAGGAAAAGCCGATGCTTTAATTGACATAACATTTAATGTTATGTATTGTATAGCTAGGTACAAAGAATAACAGTGTTTAAGATATCTAACGTCAGCCTTTACTTAGCAGAATTAGTTTTACTCCGCCCTCCTTTTATATCACGCCTGACGCCATCTGACTGGTAAGTCGTTAAAAATCAAAATTGGGAGGTTTATACACAAAGCCATGAAGGGAACAATCAAGAGACTATTTAAAAATAGAGGGTTTGGCTTTATCAAGGCTGAGGACAGTAGAGAGATATTTTTTCATATGAGTGGCGTCATTGGCGTGGAATTTGATTCTTTGACTGAGGGTCAGGCTGTAGAGTTTGAAGTGGAGAAAAATCAAAAGAGTTCACGGAATAAAGGACCCCGTGCCGTGAACGTTAAAACAACCGACCAACAACCGTTTTAGGGCCAACATCGTATCGGCAGATGATTAAAGAAGAGTTTGATATTGGTACGTTTGTAAACTCGGGTTAATGTTTCAGCGGCTAATAATGAAAAGGGTCGCTTCGAATTACTAAATTCTCATGTGAGATTATGATACTTTTTCTCTATAATAGCTTAAGCATTCCGATTCACGACCTCTTATTACTCTCCATCCGTTGAGAATACCACTACGTTCGGTAACCACAGTGCACTGATTTTCATCCCCGTCTCTTTCGTAATAGATTATTACCCAGTCCTTAGTCTTCCCGAGTTCGTGTGCGCGAGCACTATTGGAGTACATTGCAGTGAATAACCAACCATCCTCGTCACTGTGAAGAACGGGTAGCCATGCCTTCTTCTCGGGGTTAAATCGTCTAGGTGTAATTGTTTTAAGTTCGCCTCTAGCAGCTTTATCTCTATATTGGTCGTCAATCTTTAGAATTAGCCCCACAGACGGCTGATTAACCTCGATTTCTTTGTCATGCATTTCAAGCCAGCGCAGTCCTCTTCTCGCCCGACGACGTCCCGAACGACTTAACATTGCCGCCAATGTATTACGAATTCCTCTAACACGCCTTTCCCCAAAACCCCCTAAATCCTGCAGCCGCCCATCATTCGCTGCAAGTTCGAGTTCTTCCAATGTATCTATTTTAAGCTCATGGTGTATCTTACTTGCAAGTACTTCGCCAATTCCGGGAACGGTGGTAAAGAG from Thermodesulfobacteriota bacterium includes these protein-coding regions:
- a CDS encoding metal ABC transporter ATP-binding protein, which produces MDSEILNVRNLNVTLNGEEILKDLSFKVNRGEVLVILGPNGAGKTTLFKTILGLLPYTGEVEWKTKRISYIPPQELLHRNDLPPLILEDFFKFKKVDYGQITQTLNLVGLEPSILKKGFGALSTGEFQRMLIAWGLVDYPEVLLLDEPAYGIDLGGQETIYSLLHVFWKEHNLTILLITHDLNIVWEQANSVLCLNKSYFCYGKPQEVITPQQLEKLYGTGIEFYKHSHVGN
- a CDS encoding metal ABC transporter permease, with the protein product MQLFLALIIGIFICGVAGYLGSLMITKRMSLVGDALGHLALPGIALALIYGFDISIGALIFLTLGIILIWLFERRTKLPMETLTAIVISSSLAIAFLFLPEEEAIKALIGDISRITIFDTLITICLSMIIFLATKKIYTNIIFASISEDMAKVSGLNVNRLNIIYLVCIGLVVAIGVKVVGGLLVAALVAIPASTSKNIGKNLFQYSYGGLLLGSVAAVLGILGYQFTGIPAGPLIIMTSAVFFLASLFIVK
- a CDS encoding NAD(P)H-hydrate dehydratase, with amino-acid sequence MKVARVSEMRALDRKASEKFGITEQLLMENAGEAVYFVILSELGIEGKKFIVFCGAGNNGGDGFVVARKLHSNRGSVKVIILGDKRKLKGAAKQNFDIISKIGIQILKLESIDSIKADVAHCDAIVDALFGTGLTREVNGTYLEVIDLINETRKTVISVDIPSGINGNTGTILGNAVVADYTVTFGLPKIGNILYPGYGHCGKLYASYISFPPEVYDSDSLKIEINDTPKLPLRDKKGHKGDFGEALFIAGASSYFGAPYFSALSFLKAGGGYSRLASPKSITPFIANKGSEIVFIPQNETHSGSISLKNKKELLDLSEKMDLVVIGPGISLDEETQQLARELAKEINKPLIIDGDGITALSKDLGIIKKRKQETILTPHLGEMSRITNMSVTEIDSSKIDVLQSTAKELNSFIILKGAHSLIGYPDERVFINMSGNSGMATAGSGDVLTGTIAAMHGLGLNIQDAVRKGVFIHGLSGDLAATDRGEDGITAQDILDYLPVALKADREGLTEKLRYRYNGAIVI
- a CDS encoding cold shock domain-containing protein translates to MKGTIKRLFKNRGFGFIKAEDSREIFFHMSGVIGVEFDSLTEGQAVEFEVEKNQKSSRNKGPRAVNVKTTDQQPF
- a CDS encoding helix-hairpin-helix domain-containing protein, which translates into the protein MLHPSNDQIAEVLERISDLLEVQGGSTFRVRAYRKAARTVRETEDPLVIIVDHEGIEGLEKLPNIGKSISSVILEFIYNGRVSFLERLEGQVSPEDLFTTVPGIGEVLASKIHHELKIDTLEELELAANDGRLQDLGGFGERRVRGIRNTLAAMLSRSGRRRARRGLRWLEMHDKEIEVNQPSVGLILKIDDQYRDKAARGELKTITPRRFNPEKKAWLPVLHSDEDGWLFTAMYSNSARAHELGKTKDWVIIYYERDGDENQCTVVTERSGILNGWRVIRGRESECLSYYREKVS